In one window of Tellurirhabdus rosea DNA:
- a CDS encoding RagB/SusD family nutrient uptake outer membrane protein, whose translation MKRSITVLSGIIALTLTTYSCKDSFLDQTPLGVYSEPGLANQSGVDGALVMAYSSLRGTGGWYSSATNWLWGSIRGHDSYKGSESTDQAGEINPVERYETTSSTISVPNKWQGSYDGIGQANVVLRLMKQATDIPDAAKKVIEAEARFIRGFHHFEAKRAFNNIPFVPETATTTADFKALTNDKDVWPQIMEDLIFAYNNLPETQSQLGRVNKWAAAAYVGKAYLYQKNYTEAKKYFDMVIASGKTNSGEKYGLLDNYGDIFKGENDNSKEFVFAIQYTVGDGNQGNNGSAEMELTNPNGSGPGGCCGFFQPSQNLVNAYKTDANGLPLLDTYNASDINNFEANPTAPTYAGTVDPRLDWSVGRIGIPYLDWGPAQTAWIRNLANGGPYLPKKTVHYKAEAGKYQAAGGWGQSRIGKNYPLMRYADVLLMAAEAEVEAGTLTKALDYVNQVRKRAANPAGFVKKLVDEKDPTKGYTTENAANYVIKEYPTSAFASKDAAHKIIRFERRLELAMEGHRFFDLVRWGIADTEINAYLQTESKKRSHLANTTFTKGQDEYLPIPINVINQSKTADGKQGLKQNPGY comes from the coding sequence ATGAAACGAAGTATAACTGTTCTGTCAGGAATCATCGCCCTGACGCTTACCACCTACTCCTGTAAGGATTCTTTTCTGGACCAGACTCCCCTGGGCGTTTATAGTGAACCGGGGCTGGCTAACCAGAGCGGGGTCGATGGCGCGCTTGTAATGGCTTACTCTTCCCTCCGGGGAACGGGTGGCTGGTACTCCAGCGCCACCAACTGGCTCTGGGGCAGCATCCGGGGTCACGACTCCTACAAAGGTTCTGAGTCCACCGACCAGGCGGGGGAAATCAACCCCGTCGAGCGCTACGAAACGACGTCGAGCACCATTTCCGTGCCGAACAAATGGCAGGGAAGCTACGACGGCATCGGTCAGGCCAACGTGGTGCTCCGCCTCATGAAGCAGGCCACCGACATTCCTGATGCCGCCAAAAAGGTTATCGAGGCCGAGGCTCGTTTTATTCGGGGTTTCCACCACTTCGAGGCAAAGCGGGCCTTCAACAACATCCCGTTTGTGCCCGAGACGGCAACCACCACGGCTGATTTCAAGGCGCTGACGAACGACAAGGATGTGTGGCCGCAAATCATGGAAGACCTGATTTTCGCCTACAACAACCTGCCCGAGACGCAGTCGCAGCTGGGCCGGGTCAACAAATGGGCCGCCGCCGCTTACGTAGGCAAGGCCTACCTCTATCAGAAAAATTACACCGAAGCCAAGAAGTACTTCGACATGGTGATTGCTTCGGGCAAAACCAACAGCGGAGAGAAATACGGACTGCTGGATAACTACGGTGATATTTTCAAAGGGGAAAACGACAACAGCAAGGAGTTTGTCTTTGCCATCCAGTACACGGTCGGCGACGGCAACCAGGGCAACAACGGCAGCGCTGAAATGGAGCTGACCAACCCGAACGGCAGCGGCCCGGGCGGTTGCTGCGGCTTCTTCCAGCCTTCCCAGAACCTGGTGAACGCATACAAGACGGACGCCAACGGTCTGCCCCTGCTCGACACGTACAACGCTTCGGACATAAATAACTTCGAAGCTAACCCGACGGCCCCTACGTATGCCGGTACAGTTGACCCCCGCCTCGACTGGTCGGTGGGCCGGATCGGTATTCCGTATCTGGACTGGGGTCCTGCCCAGACCGCCTGGATCCGGAACCTGGCGAATGGAGGTCCGTACCTGCCCAAAAAGACCGTCCACTACAAGGCCGAAGCCGGCAAATACCAGGCGGCCGGAGGCTGGGGACAGTCCCGGATCGGCAAAAACTATCCGCTGATGCGCTATGCCGACGTCCTGCTGATGGCCGCCGAAGCGGAAGTGGAAGCCGGTACGCTGACCAAGGCGCTGGATTATGTCAACCAGGTGCGCAAGCGGGCCGCCAATCCGGCCGGCTTTGTTAAGAAGCTGGTAGACGAAAAAGATCCGACCAAGGGCTATACCACCGAGAACGCCGCTAATTACGTGATCAAGGAATACCCGACTTCGGCTTTCGCGTCGAAGGATGCGGCGCACAAGATCATCCGCTTTGAGCGTCGCCTTGAACTGGCGATGGAAGGCCACCGGTTCTTTGATCTGGTTCGCTGGGGCATCGCCGATACGGAAATCAACGCGTATCTCCAGACGGAAAGCAAAAAGCGGTCGCATCTGGCCAACACAACGTTCACCAAAGGCCAGGACGAGTACCTGCCCATCCCGATTAACGTTATTAACCAGAGCAAAACCGCCGACGGCAAGCAGGGTCTGAAGCAAAACCCCGGCTACTAA
- a CDS encoding sialidase family protein, whose translation MKFLLFFGLLLVSRLSVAQQPVPIATGRQPSLTTDGDGTVHLVFGRPGEIWYSASQQETTFSAPVRVDTLSGLHLGASRGPQIAVSKQTVLITAIDGRGNVWAYCLDRPTGRWTRRIRVTDSPAAAPEGFVALTAAGEPNRFMAVWLDVRGDKQNKIAGAVTSDGGQTWSANRLLYRSPDGSVCECCQPSVAASGTQVAILFRNWLNGCRDMYVLKSTNGGQTFGDTVRLGQGSWPLKACPMDGGSLALLEDGTVETVWRRDNRLFAARPGELEVELGRGKNAQLLSQTGLNLYVWQDEGNIWALRGVGTEPKRLGPGNFAKLTPFGENQALCVWESEGKIVATVL comes from the coding sequence ATGAAGTTCCTGCTTTTCTTTGGTCTGCTGCTGGTTTCGCGATTAAGTGTTGCGCAGCAACCCGTCCCCATCGCGACTGGCCGTCAGCCTTCCCTCACCACGGACGGCGACGGAACGGTGCATCTGGTGTTCGGGCGGCCGGGAGAAATCTGGTACAGCGCCAGCCAGCAGGAAACGACGTTTTCAGCCCCGGTTCGGGTCGATACCTTGTCCGGCCTGCATCTGGGTGCGTCGCGGGGGCCGCAGATCGCCGTTTCGAAGCAGACGGTGCTGATTACGGCCATCGACGGCCGGGGCAACGTCTGGGCGTATTGCCTGGACCGCCCGACCGGCCGCTGGACCCGGCGCATCCGCGTGACCGACAGTCCGGCCGCTGCGCCCGAAGGCTTCGTGGCGCTGACTGCCGCCGGAGAGCCCAACCGGTTCATGGCCGTCTGGCTCGACGTGCGCGGGGACAAGCAGAACAAGATTGCGGGCGCGGTGACCAGCGATGGGGGCCAGACCTGGTCGGCCAACCGGCTGCTTTACCGCTCCCCCGACGGCTCGGTCTGCGAGTGCTGCCAGCCCTCGGTAGCCGCCAGCGGTACGCAGGTAGCGATTCTGTTTCGAAACTGGCTCAACGGCTGCCGGGACATGTATGTGCTGAAATCGACCAACGGCGGGCAGACCTTCGGAGATACCGTCCGGCTCGGACAGGGGAGCTGGCCGCTGAAAGCCTGCCCGATGGACGGCGGAAGCCTGGCGCTGCTGGAGGACGGAACCGTCGAGACGGTCTGGAGGCGCGACAACCGCCTGTTTGCCGCCCGACCCGGTGAACTGGAAGTGGAACTCGGACGGGGAAAGAACGCCCAGCTTTTGTCGCAAACGGGCCTGAACCTGTACGTCTGGCAGGATGAAGGCAACATCTGGGCCCTGAGAGGCGTTGGAACGGAGCCAAAACGGCTGGGGCCGGGCAATTTTGCCAAACTAACTCCATTTGGA
- a CDS encoding four-helix bundle copper-binding protein: METMQKHEEHVRICFDCAAACEHCATACLKEEHLHMMKECIRLCRDCADFCKMCASLTARESQFMAPFMTLCAEVCDACAAECEKHEDEHCQRCAEACRRCAEDCRRMSVTG; the protein is encoded by the coding sequence ATGGAAACCATGCAAAAGCACGAAGAACATGTCCGGATTTGTTTCGACTGCGCCGCCGCCTGCGAGCACTGTGCCACCGCCTGCCTGAAGGAGGAGCACCTTCACATGATGAAGGAATGTATCCGTCTCTGCCGCGACTGTGCGGACTTCTGCAAAATGTGCGCCAGCCTGACGGCCCGCGAATCGCAGTTCATGGCACCGTTCATGACCCTATGTGCGGAGGTCTGCGACGCCTGCGCGGCCGAGTGCGAAAAGCACGAGGACGAACACTGCCAGCGTTGTGCCGAAGCCTGCCGCCGCTGCGCCGAGGACTGCCGCCGGATGTCGGTGACGGGCTGA
- a CDS encoding helix-turn-helix domain-containing protein: MKLGVKHMVCDRCKRVVREELEKLGLDVQQVDLGEVTVAGEPDESQLVAVRQILEANGFELLDDRRSVLVEQIKRVIINEIHHDRRDRPEHQNLSDYLAQKLGYDYSYLSHLFSSVEAMTIEKYVIAQKIEKVKEYLAYNELSLSEIAWRLGYSSSQHLSNQFRQVVGMTPGAFRKEGLPLRRSLDAVNTPK, translated from the coding sequence ATGAAACTGGGAGTCAAACATATGGTGTGCGACCGCTGCAAACGCGTGGTTCGCGAAGAACTGGAAAAACTGGGTCTGGATGTCCAGCAGGTGGATCTGGGCGAGGTGACGGTGGCTGGTGAGCCGGACGAAAGCCAGTTGGTTGCTGTCCGGCAGATTCTGGAGGCCAACGGGTTTGAGCTGCTGGACGACCGCCGTTCGGTGCTGGTGGAGCAGATCAAGCGGGTCATTATCAACGAAATCCACCACGACCGCCGCGACCGGCCCGAACACCAGAACCTGTCCGACTACCTCGCCCAGAAGCTCGGATACGACTATTCGTACCTGAGCCACCTGTTTTCCAGCGTGGAGGCGATGACCATCGAAAAGTACGTCATCGCTCAGAAAATTGAGAAAGTAAAGGAGTATCTGGCTTATAATGAGTTAAGCCTGAGTGAGATCGCCTGGCGGCTGGGTTACAGCAGTTCGCAGCATCTGTCGAATCAGTTCCGGCAGGTGGTGGGAATGACGCCGGGCGCTTTCCGGAAAGAAGGTTTACCGCTCCGGCGGAGCCTGGATGCGGTGAATACGCCAAAATAA
- a CDS encoding TonB-dependent receptor yields MKSFSFSPHKLFFAVTLFGASAISALAQQRVEGTVSETSQGQKTPLIGVSVHWAGTTRGVLTDSVGRYAIERDSLSNRLVFSYVGYRTDTVAFSGQSPLDVTLAGETTLREVTVSGASTQYDRMAPIQTELLTARTLAKAACCNLSESFETNASVSVSYADAVTGAKQIQMLGLSGNYIQTNVENVPSIRGLASTFGLNYIPGTWISSIDIGKGVGSVVNGYEGMLGQINVELQKPDARERLYANGYVNSFGRLEANLNLSKPLTDKWSVGFLGHGSTLRNEVDQNGDRFLDLPLYNQLNGIVRAKYASERFMTQFGVRALYEDREGGQISEAGGAGRRYTFTNQTKRLEVFSKTARLYPSKPYKGLGLILNALRHESNSRFGFTPYDGLQQSLYGNLIYQTILGNTNHSVKTGFSYLLDDYNERYRDTTMRRTESVPGIFGEYTYNYLEKFTAVLGLRADFHNLFGTQFSPRLHLKYHPTETVTLRASAGRGFRVPNALAENYGYLVSSRRVVFSGPLRPEESWNYGLSVTKDFLLLGQKATFVADYYRTDFQNQLVVDLEKQHEINFYNLRGRSFATSLQAELTYHPIKRTEVKLAYRRFDVQQSMGAPFGESVLLPRMMVSRDRVLFNAEYALPYDKWRFDFTVQWNGPRRIPYIQDGYVHSRYEAMPTATAPSFYNLNAQVTKAFRMFDLYLGGENLGNFRQANPIVSADNPFGQHFDAASMVWGPITGRMLYAGFRYKIKR; encoded by the coding sequence ATGAAAAGTTTCTCATTTTCACCACATAAGCTATTTTTTGCTGTAACGCTTTTCGGGGCAAGTGCCATTTCCGCGCTCGCCCAGCAACGGGTGGAAGGCACCGTTTCTGAAACCAGCCAGGGCCAGAAAACGCCGCTGATTGGCGTGAGTGTCCACTGGGCCGGAACCACCCGGGGCGTTCTGACGGACTCGGTGGGCCGGTACGCCATCGAGCGGGACAGCCTCTCCAACCGGCTGGTGTTCAGTTATGTTGGCTATCGGACCGATACGGTGGCGTTCAGCGGGCAGTCGCCGCTGGATGTGACGCTGGCGGGCGAAACGACCCTCCGGGAGGTCACCGTATCCGGCGCTTCCACGCAGTACGACCGGATGGCACCCATCCAGACCGAACTGCTCACGGCCCGGACCCTCGCCAAGGCGGCCTGCTGCAACCTCTCGGAAAGCTTCGAGACCAACGCCTCCGTCAGCGTTTCGTACGCCGATGCCGTCACCGGCGCCAAACAGATTCAAATGCTGGGGCTGAGCGGTAACTACATCCAGACCAACGTCGAGAACGTCCCGTCCATCCGCGGGCTGGCTTCGACCTTTGGCCTCAACTACATTCCCGGCACCTGGATTTCTTCCATCGATATCGGAAAAGGCGTTGGTTCGGTGGTGAACGGCTACGAAGGTATGCTGGGCCAGATCAACGTCGAACTGCAGAAACCAGACGCACGGGAGCGCCTATACGCGAACGGGTACGTCAACAGTTTTGGTCGTCTGGAGGCAAATCTGAATCTGTCCAAACCGCTGACCGACAAATGGAGTGTCGGCTTCCTGGGGCACGGCAGTACGCTCCGTAACGAAGTGGACCAGAACGGCGACCGTTTTCTGGACTTGCCGCTCTACAACCAGCTCAACGGCATCGTCCGGGCGAAATACGCTTCCGAGCGGTTTATGACGCAGTTTGGCGTCCGGGCTCTGTACGAAGACCGGGAGGGCGGACAGATCTCCGAAGCCGGAGGAGCGGGCCGCCGGTACACGTTCACCAACCAGACCAAACGGCTGGAGGTGTTTTCCAAAACCGCCCGCCTGTACCCCAGCAAGCCCTACAAAGGACTTGGCTTGATTCTGAACGCGCTGCGGCACGAATCGAACTCGCGCTTTGGCTTTACGCCGTACGACGGACTCCAGCAGTCGCTGTACGGAAACCTGATTTACCAGACCATTCTCGGCAATACCAACCATTCCGTCAAAACCGGCTTCAGCTACCTGCTGGACGATTACAACGAACGGTACCGGGATACCACGATGCGGCGGACGGAGTCCGTGCCCGGCATTTTCGGCGAGTATACCTACAATTATCTGGAAAAGTTTACCGCCGTGCTGGGGCTCCGCGCTGATTTCCACAACCTGTTCGGCACGCAGTTTTCGCCCCGGCTGCACCTGAAATACCATCCCACAGAAACGGTCACGCTGCGGGCTTCGGCCGGACGGGGCTTCCGGGTGCCCAACGCGCTGGCCGAGAACTACGGCTATCTGGTCAGCTCCCGGCGGGTGGTTTTTTCCGGGCCGCTTCGTCCGGAAGAATCCTGGAACTACGGCCTGAGCGTCACGAAAGACTTCCTGCTGCTGGGACAGAAGGCTACGTTTGTGGCTGACTACTATCGGACCGATTTCCAGAACCAGCTCGTAGTCGATCTGGAAAAACAGCACGAAATCAACTTCTACAACCTCAGAGGCCGCTCGTTTGCCACCAGCCTCCAGGCCGAACTGACCTACCACCCGATCAAACGGACGGAGGTGAAGCTGGCCTATCGGCGTTTCGACGTGCAGCAGTCTATGGGCGCGCCGTTTGGCGAAAGCGTACTGCTGCCGCGCATGATGGTCAGCCGCGACCGGGTGCTGTTCAACGCGGAGTATGCCCTGCCGTACGACAAATGGCGGTTCGATTTCACGGTGCAGTGGAATGGGCCGCGCCGGATTCCGTACATCCAGGACGGGTACGTGCACAGCCGTTACGAAGCCATGCCGACCGCCACGGCCCCGTCTTTTTACAATCTTAACGCCCAGGTGACGAAGGCGTTCCGAATGTTCGATCTGTATCTGGGCGGCGAAAACCTGGGCAATTTCCGGCAGGCCAACCCCATCGTGAGCGCCGACAATCCGTTCGGACAGCACTTCGATGCCGCCTCGATGGTCTGGGGACCCATCACCGGACGCATGCTCTACGCCGGATTCCGTTATAAAATCAAACGATGA
- a CDS encoding SusC/RagA family TonB-linked outer membrane protein, producing MRTMLYRFVTGVCMLSLLLFSAGASTAQDRRVTGRVTSGSDGQPLPGVSVVIKGTTQGANTDSDGRFSLNARNAEDVLVFSFIGYKSQEVAIGNQSAVNLTMVEDVSSLEEVIVTGYTAEKKKDIVGSVSVVNTKSLQNQPTANLQNALQGRAAGVTVSGTGAPGAGAKVRIRGFVSFGNNDPLYVIDGVPTYDPSNLNPQDIASIQVLKDPVSASIYGSRAANGVVVVTTRQGSNRKTEIAYDGYVGTQTIQNSKFPEMLNTQQYGEYLWRSLAGANKDLTHKIYGTGPQPTVPYWLVGNGIGGVAQSDPRANPSLYRVQPNVNPDNAANYQISRTSAGTNWFREIYQPGTIQQHQLSATGGSEKGIYSLGLNYFNQDGNYINTNFKKYTFRANTQFKPRTWLRLGENFQLAYKQFNGNGGRSLDFAGEGSPWAQAYRMVPYIPVYDIQGNFAGNSPGESGNGSSPVANLIRGKDNRALGINLFGNVYAQVDILKDLTASTSFGMETDFFNEYAFTAITYERAENQKNNGFGETFGRAFNWTWTNSLAYRKVFAQKHDVRLFAATEAIKEQFRFLNAFRNDYDFADPNFWSIRTGKATPQVNGAPSTPRTLYSIFGKAEYTYNDRYLFSFTVRRDGSSVFGPENRYATFPSFGVGWRLSEESFVKTLPWITDLKLRGGWGQMGSQRNVDPINSYSFFRANPNNTAYDIAGGTGGVAIGYRPDRVGNPSTKWETAVMTNIGLDGSLFNGRLDFTLEYFNNTTKDLLVDRQRNGLEQSANQPKINVGTMVNKGFDASIQTRGDITTDLKYDIGLTFTSYRNRATKLDAEGSAFFEYGAGRLPGVQRTQAGQPLSSFYGFIIDGIFQNAQEVTSGPTQDGISKTNPQSGVGRWRYRDISGPDGRPDGVINDLDRTFLGVPIPKFQMGTDVVLKYKGFDFNMFLFWNYGNDIYNYTKWWTDLRGFIGGVSTRVLTDSWTPQNTNATLPILNANDTQSGSVSNTYYLEKGSYLRARTVQVGYNLPDALVKRIGLSRARVYLQGQNLFTITKYTGPDPDISILGDSELQMGVDQFRTPAPSVFIGGLGITF from the coding sequence ATGCGAACAATGCTTTACCGCTTTGTGACGGGAGTGTGCATGCTGTCCCTGCTGTTGTTTTCTGCCGGGGCTTCCACTGCGCAAGATCGCCGGGTTACCGGGCGCGTCACGTCTGGTAGCGACGGTCAGCCTCTGCCCGGTGTCAGTGTAGTCATCAAGGGAACTACCCAGGGAGCCAACACCGATTCTGACGGTCGTTTCAGCCTGAATGCCCGTAATGCAGAAGATGTCCTGGTTTTCTCCTTTATCGGCTACAAATCGCAGGAGGTAGCGATTGGCAACCAGTCAGCCGTAAACCTGACGATGGTGGAAGATGTTAGTTCTCTGGAGGAGGTGATCGTCACGGGATACACCGCCGAAAAGAAGAAAGACATCGTCGGATCGGTGTCGGTCGTCAACACAAAATCCCTGCAGAATCAGCCGACGGCTAACCTGCAGAACGCCCTGCAGGGCCGGGCGGCCGGGGTAACCGTCAGCGGCACCGGTGCACCGGGAGCCGGGGCCAAAGTCCGGATCCGGGGTTTTGTCTCGTTCGGTAACAACGACCCGCTGTATGTGATCGACGGCGTTCCGACCTACGACCCGTCCAACCTCAACCCGCAGGACATTGCTTCCATTCAGGTCCTGAAAGACCCCGTTTCGGCGTCTATCTACGGTTCCCGCGCGGCGAACGGGGTAGTGGTCGTCACGACCCGGCAGGGTTCCAACCGCAAAACGGAAATCGCTTACGATGGCTACGTCGGTACGCAGACCATCCAGAACAGCAAGTTTCCGGAGATGTTGAACACGCAGCAGTATGGCGAGTATCTGTGGCGTTCGCTGGCCGGGGCCAACAAAGATTTAACGCACAAGATTTACGGCACCGGCCCCCAGCCGACGGTTCCTTACTGGCTCGTTGGCAACGGGATAGGCGGCGTCGCCCAGAGCGATCCGCGCGCCAATCCCTCCCTGTATCGTGTTCAGCCGAACGTCAATCCAGACAATGCCGCCAACTATCAGATCTCACGTACCAGCGCCGGTACCAACTGGTTCCGCGAAATCTACCAGCCCGGTACGATTCAGCAGCACCAGCTCAGCGCCACCGGCGGCAGTGAGAAAGGTATTTACTCCCTGGGTCTGAACTACTTCAACCAGGACGGTAACTACATTAACACCAACTTCAAGAAGTATACGTTCCGGGCCAACACGCAGTTTAAACCCCGCACCTGGCTCCGGCTTGGCGAAAACTTCCAGCTGGCCTACAAACAGTTCAACGGAAATGGCGGCCGCTCGCTTGACTTCGCAGGCGAAGGCTCTCCCTGGGCGCAGGCTTACCGGATGGTTCCTTACATTCCGGTGTACGACATTCAGGGTAATTTCGCCGGTAACTCTCCGGGAGAATCGGGCAACGGTAGCTCACCGGTCGCCAACCTGATCCGCGGGAAAGACAACCGTGCGCTGGGCATCAACCTGTTTGGCAACGTGTATGCGCAGGTAGACATCCTCAAAGACCTGACCGCTTCGACTTCGTTCGGGATGGAGACGGACTTCTTCAACGAATATGCCTTCACCGCCATCACGTACGAGCGGGCCGAAAACCAGAAGAATAACGGCTTTGGCGAAACCTTCGGACGGGCCTTTAACTGGACCTGGACCAACAGCCTTGCCTACCGTAAGGTATTCGCCCAGAAGCACGACGTTCGCCTCTTTGCCGCTACCGAGGCCATCAAGGAGCAGTTCCGTTTCCTGAACGCATTCCGGAACGATTACGACTTCGCTGACCCGAACTTCTGGTCGATCCGGACGGGTAAGGCTACGCCGCAGGTCAACGGTGCTCCTTCGACGCCGCGCACGCTGTACTCGATCTTCGGTAAGGCCGAATATACCTACAACGACCGCTACCTCTTCAGCTTCACGGTTCGCCGCGACGGTTCGTCCGTATTTGGTCCGGAAAACCGCTACGCCACCTTCCCGTCTTTCGGTGTGGGCTGGCGTCTGTCGGAAGAGTCGTTTGTGAAAACGCTTCCCTGGATCACGGACCTCAAACTGCGCGGCGGCTGGGGCCAGATGGGTAGCCAGCGGAACGTTGACCCGATCAACTCGTATTCGTTCTTCCGGGCAAACCCCAACAACACGGCCTACGACATCGCCGGTGGAACGGGTGGTGTAGCCATCGGGTATCGCCCCGACCGCGTGGGAAACCCCTCGACCAAGTGGGAAACGGCCGTTATGACCAACATCGGTCTGGACGGTAGCCTCTTCAACGGTCGCCTGGACTTCACGCTGGAATATTTCAACAACACCACGAAAGACCTGCTGGTTGACCGCCAGCGCAATGGTCTGGAACAGTCTGCCAACCAGCCGAAGATCAACGTCGGTACCATGGTGAACAAAGGCTTTGACGCCTCCATCCAGACCCGCGGTGACATCACGACGGACCTCAAATACGACATCGGTCTGACGTTCACCAGCTACCGTAACCGGGCCACCAAACTGGATGCCGAGGGCAGTGCCTTCTTCGAATACGGTGCCGGTCGTCTGCCGGGTGTCCAGCGGACCCAGGCTGGTCAGCCGCTGTCTTCGTTCTACGGCTTTATCATCGACGGTATCTTCCAGAACGCCCAGGAAGTAACTTCCGGCCCGACCCAGGACGGTATCAGCAAAACGAACCCGCAATCCGGCGTAGGCCGCTGGCGGTATCGGGACATCAGCGGACCGGATGGCCGTCCGGACGGTGTCATCAACGACCTCGACCGCACGTTCCTCGGCGTTCCCATTCCGAAGTTCCAGATGGGTACCGACGTTGTGCTGAAGTACAAAGGGTTTGATTTCAACATGTTCCTGTTCTGGAACTACGGTAACGACATCTACAACTACACGAAATGGTGGACGGATCTCCGTGGTTTCATCGGCGGTGTGAGCACCCGTGTGCTGACCGATTCGTGGACGCCGCAGAACACCAACGCCACGCTGCCGATCCTGAACGCGAACGACACGCAGTCCGGCTCGGTATCCAACACGTACTACCTCGAAAAAGGCTCTTACCTCCGCGCCCGTACGGTGCAGGTGGGTTACAACCTGCCTGATGCGCTGGTGAAACGGATTGGTCTCTCTCGTGCCCGGGTGTACCTGCAGGGTCAGAACCTGTTCACCATTACGAAATACACCGGCCCCGATCCGGACATCAGCATCCTGGGTGACAGCGAACTGCAGATGGGCGTCGACCAGTTCCGTACGCCTGCTCCTTCTGTCTTTATCGGTGGCTTAGGTATCACATTCTAA